From Treponema sp. OMZ 787:
GATAATTTATTTACTACAATTTCCATTACAATGCTGAAAATAATTATTAATATAGGCAGTATATATAAATCATAATTTTTTATATTTTCATTTCCAATATTTATTATATAATAAATACTTGGAGAAAAACTTAGTAATGTAATAATCATGTATAATATTTTTTTAGGCATTTTTCTTATCTCCTTTAAATTGTGACAGCCACATAATTACTTCTTCGAAAATTGATATATTGATGTCGTAGTAAATAAAATTTTTATATTTTCTTTCACTTATTAAATCGGCTTTTTTTAACAAGGATAGATGATATGAGATGGTGGAATTTGATAATTCATATTTATCGGCAATTTCACCTGCCATAAGCGATTTTTCTTTTAAAGAAATCAAAATGTCTCTTCTTACAGGGTCTGCTAATGCTTTGAATGTACTTTCAAAACTCATCCTTGTTATACCTCTTAATCTATTTCGATTTTTATCTAAATAGATTATAATATGTGCAGGATGAAAAGTCAATAGCTATTTTGAT
This genomic window contains:
- a CDS encoding autorepressor SdpR family transcription factor; translation: MSFESTFKALADPVRRDILISLKEKSLMAGEIADKYELSNSTISYHLSLLKKADLISERKYKNFIYYDINISIFEEVIMWLSQFKGDKKNA